One genomic region from Parachlamydia acanthamoebae encodes:
- a CDS encoding superoxide dismutase family protein, with product MRKLLAYGLCLFLLTSCNSSEQKAEDPHHIKKANAVVNPTEGYKTWGNITFTETKEGVQIVANVQGLPAGKHGFHIHEFGDCSAPDASSAGAHYDPTHHKHGGPDDLDRHVGDLGNLEANENGHALYERLDKTITLNGPNSIVGKSIVIHEDEDDFKSQPAGNSGKRVACGLILPLEE from the coding sequence ATGAGAAAGCTGTTAGCTTATGGATTATGCCTTTTTCTTTTGACATCATGTAATTCGTCAGAGCAAAAAGCTGAAGATCCACATCATATTAAAAAAGCAAATGCAGTTGTAAACCCCACAGAAGGATATAAAACCTGGGGAAATATCACCTTTACGGAAACTAAAGAAGGTGTTCAAATTGTCGCAAATGTGCAAGGTCTACCCGCGGGAAAGCATGGGTTTCATATCCATGAATTTGGTGATTGTAGTGCTCCAGATGCTTCCTCGGCAGGAGCACATTATGATCCGACCCACCACAAACATGGTGGCCCAGATGATTTGGACAGGCACGTGGGGGATCTTGGCAATTTAGAGGCCAATGAAAATGGGCATGCTCTTTATGAGCGTTTGGATAAAACAATAACTCTCAATGGTCCAAACAGCATTGTAGGGAAGTCGATTGTCATTCATGAAGATGAAGATGACTTTAAAAGTCAACCCGCAGGTAATTCAGGCAAACGTGTTGCTTGTGGGCTTATTCTTCCTCTTGAGGAGTAA
- a CDS encoding NUDIX hydrolase: protein MEKPPFHPFTDIPQAKIVYTGKRFSVYHAETPSKNGKLAKRDAVIHPGAVVILPILEDGQVVMIRNERIVVGKILWELPAGTLEPEEPPLETAHRELIEETGYQASNMSFLASFYTSPGICDEKIFAYMACNLNYQGQKLDDTEDISVEILPWAQILAWIKDGTIQDGKTISTLLYYQTYFL from the coding sequence ATGGAAAAACCTCCCTTTCATCCTTTTACTGATATTCCCCAGGCCAAAATTGTTTACACAGGTAAACGATTTTCAGTCTATCACGCCGAAACGCCGAGCAAGAATGGAAAGCTAGCCAAGCGGGATGCAGTCATTCACCCTGGGGCTGTTGTAATTCTTCCCATTCTGGAAGATGGACAGGTGGTGATGATACGAAATGAACGGATTGTGGTAGGAAAAATCTTATGGGAGCTCCCCGCCGGAACTTTAGAACCAGAAGAACCCCCTTTAGAAACAGCCCATCGCGAACTGATCGAAGAAACCGGCTACCAAGCTTCAAATATGTCTTTTTTAGCCTCATTTTATACCTCTCCGGGTATTTGCGATGAAAAAATCTTCGCCTACATGGCATGCAATTTGAATTATCAAGGTCAGAAATTGGATGATACAGAAGATATCTCTGTGGAGATTCTCCCTTGGGCACAAATTCTGGCCTGGATCAAAGACGGTACTATTCAAGATGGAAAAACAATTTCAACACTTCTTTATTATCAAACTTACTTTCTTTAA
- a CDS encoding class I SAM-dependent rRNA methyltransferase produces the protein MKQKRVILKPGKEKAVHHHHHWIFSGAIASSPSYENGEILPVYASNHVLLGHAYFNRQSSIAGRMVAFGESDPEKTIRENLEKAIQFRKAWFHGKNTTAYRLVNGEGDSLPGLIVDQYADYLVIQISTMGMERLKGLIVSELNRLLAPQLIYEKSLLPSRKEEGLQPFQDILMGNLPDEVEIFENGLRFKVSIVQGQKTGFFLDHREMRQEIRQLAAQKRVLNCFSYTGGFSVYAVAGGAESVDSVDISEKAIEEAKINMELNSSQCKSEFYCEDVFEFLRSSTLDYDLVILDPPAFAKKKSDQISACRAYKDINRVAMQKMPKGSLLLTSSCSYYVDESLFQKVVFQACEEAKRSAKIIGRHHLAPDHPINLAHPEGDYLKSLLLFIS, from the coding sequence ATGAAACAAAAACGTGTTATTTTAAAGCCAGGCAAAGAAAAGGCTGTTCATCATCATCATCATTGGATCTTTTCTGGAGCAATAGCCTCGAGCCCTTCCTATGAAAATGGGGAAATACTCCCAGTCTATGCCTCCAATCATGTGTTATTAGGGCATGCTTACTTTAATCGGCAATCATCTATTGCAGGTCGAATGGTTGCTTTTGGAGAGTCGGATCCGGAAAAGACGATTCGAGAAAATCTTGAGAAAGCCATCCAGTTTCGTAAAGCTTGGTTTCATGGAAAGAATACCACGGCCTATCGTTTAGTGAATGGAGAGGGCGATAGTCTTCCAGGATTAATTGTGGATCAATATGCCGATTATTTGGTCATTCAAATTTCAACAATGGGCATGGAAAGATTAAAAGGACTGATTGTTTCAGAATTGAACCGACTTCTTGCACCTCAGTTAATCTATGAAAAATCTTTGCTTCCTTCTAGAAAAGAGGAGGGGCTTCAGCCTTTTCAAGATATTTTAATGGGGAACCTTCCTGATGAAGTCGAAATTTTTGAGAACGGGCTTCGGTTCAAAGTATCAATTGTTCAAGGGCAAAAGACAGGCTTTTTTCTTGATCATAGGGAAATGCGACAAGAAATTCGCCAATTAGCTGCTCAAAAACGGGTGCTTAATTGCTTTAGCTACACTGGCGGATTTAGCGTATACGCCGTTGCCGGAGGAGCAGAAAGTGTTGACTCAGTGGATATTTCGGAAAAAGCGATTGAAGAAGCCAAAATCAATATGGAGCTCAATTCTAGTCAGTGCAAGAGTGAATTTTATTGTGAAGATGTGTTCGAATTTTTACGTAGTTCTACGCTTGACTATGATTTAGTGATTTTAGATCCTCCAGCGTTTGCCAAAAAGAAAAGTGATCAAATTTCTGCTTGTAGAGCTTACAAAGACATCAACCGCGTAGCTATGCAAAAGATGCCTAAGGGTTCGTTGTTGTTGACAAGTTCATGCTCTTATTATGTCGACGAAAGTTTATTTCAAAAAGTGGTCTTTCAGGCATGCGAAGAAGCAAAAAGAAGCGCAAAAATTATAGGACGCCACCATTTAGCTCCTGATCATCCGATCAATCTAGCTCATCCGGAAGGCGACTATCTGAAAAGCCTGCTTCTTTTCATCAGTTAA
- a CDS encoding branched-chain amino acid transport system II carrier protein, which yields MNILFSRTTWMTGLAIFSMFFGAGNVVFPLVLGQMAGDEIFSALPGLLLTSIGGPLLGLFGTILYKGDYKAFFSRTGKVPGYLLMLVCAGLLGPFAVMPRCVVLTYASFHTYFPNLSLFNFSLLFGIVALACIAKRDTVLPLLGYWLSPVLLGSLTLIIYLGMSSSEGSLQPSTQNSLEAFGNGLLVGYDTMDLIASIFFAFTVWKLLREQFQDAEIKDSRIVKQTTIAAGCLGGIFLGLIYVGLSLVAALHSPVIDNIPPESLLTTLSFHLLGPLQGGIATIAVALACLTTVISLGVTFAEVLQKELSRFQMPYFVAIILVMLCTTIFANLGFSQLMSIIHPIVSICYPSIIVLTLCNIMHELYGWKTVKLPVFITFAATLALDFFTRLG from the coding sequence ATGAATATTCTTTTCAGCCGAACAACCTGGATGACGGGATTGGCTATTTTTTCGATGTTTTTCGGAGCCGGAAACGTTGTTTTCCCCCTTGTTTTAGGACAAATGGCTGGTGACGAGATTTTTTCCGCTTTACCAGGCTTACTCTTAACTTCTATTGGTGGCCCTTTACTTGGCTTATTTGGAACAATTTTATATAAAGGCGATTATAAGGCCTTTTTCTCAAGGACCGGCAAAGTTCCCGGCTATTTACTCATGCTCGTGTGTGCTGGCTTGCTCGGACCGTTTGCTGTGATGCCTCGTTGCGTTGTTTTAACTTATGCGTCTTTTCATACCTATTTTCCAAACCTTTCCCTATTTAATTTTAGCCTTTTGTTTGGAATCGTTGCATTAGCTTGCATTGCTAAGCGGGATACCGTTTTACCTCTGCTTGGCTATTGGCTAAGTCCAGTCCTTTTGGGCTCTCTCACTTTAATTATCTACCTTGGAATGTCTTCTTCTGAAGGAAGTCTGCAGCCCTCTACCCAAAACTCCTTAGAAGCTTTTGGTAACGGTCTTTTAGTTGGATATGACACAATGGATCTGATTGCCTCCATTTTCTTCGCCTTCACTGTCTGGAAACTTTTGCGCGAACAATTTCAGGATGCAGAGATCAAAGACTCTCGCATTGTCAAGCAAACCACCATTGCAGCTGGATGTTTAGGTGGCATATTTTTAGGCTTAATTTATGTTGGACTTAGCTTAGTGGCAGCTTTACACAGTCCGGTGATTGATAATATTCCACCAGAATCGCTTTTGACAACACTATCCTTTCATTTGTTGGGTCCTCTTCAGGGAGGAATTGCAACAATCGCTGTTGCACTGGCTTGTTTAACAACAGTGATCAGTCTAGGAGTGACTTTTGCCGAGGTTCTGCAAAAAGAGCTATCTCGATTCCAAATGCCGTACTTTGTTGCGATCATTCTCGTGATGCTTTGCACAACTATTTTTGCTAACTTGGGATTCAGTCAGTTGATGTCCATTATTCATCCGATTGTGTCAATTTGTTATCCATCCATTATCGTTTTGACGCTTTGCAATATCATGCATGAGTTATATGGATGGAAAACGGTGAAGCTCCCTGTTTTTATCACGTTTGCTGCAACCCTAGCTCTTGACTTTTTCACTCGGCTAGGATAG
- a CDS encoding DUF423 domain-containing protein: MNLFSSPKILLVLGTLFALAAVTIGSFGAHYLKNRLATEALTTFEIGVRYQMYHALALVLVALICLLYPQAALMTAGWCFVLGMMLFCGSLYALACTGVKWWGAVTPIGGITFLVGWIFFLIGVWKGV; this comes from the coding sequence ATGAATCTTTTTTCGTCACCAAAAATTTTGCTTGTATTAGGGACTTTGTTTGCCTTAGCTGCCGTGACAATAGGGTCGTTTGGGGCGCATTATCTCAAAAACCGTTTAGCTACCGAGGCTTTAACGACATTTGAAATCGGTGTGCGCTATCAAATGTATCATGCTTTAGCGCTTGTTTTAGTGGCCCTTATTTGCTTGCTTTATCCTCAGGCAGCATTAATGACAGCTGGTTGGTGTTTTGTCTTGGGAATGATGCTTTTTTGTGGAAGTTTGTATGCTTTAGCATGCACTGGAGTAAAGTGGTGGGGGGCTGTGACGCCGATCGGCGGGATCACATTCCTTGTGGGTTGGATATTTTTCTTGATAGGAGTGTGGAAAGGGGTATGA
- the queC gene encoding 7-cyano-7-deazaguanine synthase QueC: MKLQKKAVVIHSGGMDSSICLALAIRTFSVENVLSLSFIYDQRHSSELEQAKKICQSWNVDHIILSIPCLKEITTNALTDTSLPIQCGNGEAPNTLVVGRNGLMAQLGAIHAHELGAHCIYMGIIGVEGNHSGYRDCSRAYMDLKQTLLRLDLDDHLFTIETPLVDMSKKKTLELAQEMGVLEFLLNETITCYEGLEKLGCQKCPACILRNEGIRQFSAENPSFKLPYPVT; encoded by the coding sequence ATGAAACTACAAAAAAAAGCCGTTGTAATTCACTCTGGGGGAATGGATTCAAGTATTTGCTTAGCCCTAGCGATTCGCACCTTTTCTGTAGAAAACGTGCTAAGTTTATCTTTTATCTACGACCAAAGACACTCTAGCGAATTGGAGCAAGCAAAGAAAATATGTCAATCTTGGAACGTCGATCACATTATTTTATCCATTCCTTGTTTAAAAGAAATCACGACAAACGCCTTAACAGACACTTCTTTACCCATTCAATGTGGGAATGGGGAGGCCCCAAATACTCTTGTTGTCGGAAGAAACGGCTTAATGGCACAATTAGGAGCTATTCATGCGCATGAGTTAGGAGCTCATTGTATATACATGGGAATTATTGGCGTTGAAGGAAACCATAGCGGTTACCGCGATTGCTCACGCGCTTATATGGATCTCAAACAAACACTTTTGCGCTTAGATCTCGATGATCATCTTTTTACAATTGAGACACCTTTAGTAGATATGAGTAAAAAGAAAACGCTTGAATTAGCACAAGAAATGGGTGTTTTAGAATTTCTTCTGAATGAAACCATCACCTGCTATGAAGGACTTGAAAAACTTGGGTGCCAGAAATGTCCGGCCTGCATTCTAAGAAATGAAGGAATCCGACAGTTTAGTGCCGAAAATCCTTCATTCAAACTTCCTTATCCTGTGACTTGA
- a CDS encoding DUF2937 family protein encodes MHKWIGGIIDRLCVVSGALLFSQIPQFIQQYSQRLAGHVAELKIQATTLAEAAQFSGKTIDQLISKFLTSGDLDFVHQGELMQQAMVRFHYLSTALSNLYTSTALSRPFIFFSQIDMGIAEGTLENFTFGVSLTIEGGVYALIGMTTGALMYRALALLGRTIKNCFAQAFHVFSSD; translated from the coding sequence ATGCATAAATGGATTGGAGGAATTATTGATCGCCTTTGTGTGGTAAGTGGGGCCCTTTTATTCTCTCAAATTCCCCAATTTATTCAGCAATATAGCCAACGTTTAGCTGGGCATGTGGCGGAGCTCAAAATTCAAGCTACAACTCTTGCAGAAGCTGCTCAATTTTCTGGTAAAACAATTGATCAGTTAATTTCTAAGTTTCTAACGAGTGGAGATTTGGATTTTGTTCACCAAGGTGAGCTTATGCAGCAAGCAATGGTGCGTTTTCATTACTTAAGTACTGCTCTCAGTAATCTTTATACAAGCACAGCTTTAAGTCGTCCTTTTATCTTCTTTTCCCAGATCGATATGGGCATTGCAGAGGGGACTCTAGAAAACTTTACTTTTGGCGTGAGTTTAACGATAGAAGGTGGCGTTTACGCTTTAATAGGTATGACTACTGGAGCATTGATGTATCGTGCCCTAGCTTTGTTAGGCCGAACCATCAAAAATTGCTTTGCTCAAGCTTTTCATGTTTTTTCATCTGATTAA
- a CDS encoding alpha/beta hydrolase family protein gives MKIFFNTPQLDAQLLRTLSYAYCEGADIGECLSTAERIKENDWDSWHENWLQTAQRVEQSAEVSKQAGNVVSARQAYLRASNYYRTAFFFLFGQPIDPRLVHAYQSHTETFSKAAELFSHPVEAVRIPFEGSSLPGYFYKVDSSDAKRPVLIVNGGNDSTQQESYLALANAALKRGYHALCFDGPGQGEALIKENLYMRPDWENVITPVVDFLIKQPEVKSDAIILVGLSWGGLITSRAAAFEHRLAGLIANPGQFDALENIKKSFPEVTTLLEHDENRYLEKFMTQALTNPFMAFKFKSKMWVHGADSPVELLRAWQAYNLEGISQDIHCPSLILNAENEQYCTGQAKELYQTLTCPKNYFLFSSAEGAGEHCAAGALSTFHQKAFDWLEQLLAPHCQLPSPDHLYSM, from the coding sequence ATGAAAATATTCTTTAATACGCCTCAGTTAGATGCTCAACTATTAAGAACCCTTTCCTACGCTTATTGCGAAGGCGCGGACATCGGAGAATGTTTGTCGACAGCTGAACGCATTAAAGAAAATGATTGGGATAGTTGGCACGAAAATTGGCTGCAAACTGCTCAGCGAGTTGAACAATCCGCAGAAGTTTCAAAGCAAGCTGGTAACGTTGTAAGCGCACGTCAAGCCTATCTACGCGCATCCAATTACTACCGCACAGCCTTTTTCTTCCTATTTGGTCAACCTATAGATCCTCGTTTAGTGCATGCCTATCAATCCCATACTGAAACATTTTCCAAAGCCGCAGAGTTATTTTCACATCCGGTTGAAGCTGTCCGTATCCCTTTTGAGGGGTCCTCTCTTCCTGGCTATTTTTACAAGGTGGATTCATCTGACGCAAAACGACCAGTTTTGATTGTAAATGGAGGCAACGATAGCACACAGCAAGAAAGCTATTTAGCTCTTGCCAATGCCGCTTTAAAAAGAGGATATCATGCCTTATGCTTTGACGGACCGGGTCAAGGAGAAGCCCTCATTAAAGAAAACCTCTATATGCGACCAGACTGGGAGAATGTCATCACTCCAGTTGTCGACTTTCTTATCAAACAACCTGAGGTCAAATCAGACGCCATTATTTTAGTTGGATTAAGCTGGGGTGGACTGATTACTTCACGTGCGGCAGCTTTTGAACATCGCCTAGCCGGATTGATTGCCAATCCAGGGCAGTTTGATGCTCTAGAAAATATTAAAAAAAGTTTCCCTGAAGTCACAACTTTGCTTGAACATGATGAAAATCGCTATCTTGAAAAATTTATGACTCAAGCTCTGACAAATCCTTTCATGGCTTTTAAATTCAAAAGCAAAATGTGGGTGCATGGAGCAGATTCCCCTGTAGAATTGTTACGTGCCTGGCAAGCCTATAATCTGGAAGGTATTTCTCAAGACATTCACTGCCCTTCCCTCATATTAAATGCGGAAAATGAACAATACTGTACGGGCCAAGCCAAAGAACTTTATCAAACATTGACATGTCCCAAAAATTACTTTTTATTTTCGAGTGCTGAAGGTGCAGGAGAGCACTGCGCTGCAGGAGCATTATCTACCTTTCATCAGAAAGCATTTGACTGGCTCGAACAACTCCTTGCTCCACATTGCCAGCTTCCTTCTCCTGATCATCTCTATTCTATGTGA